A genome region from Pseudomonas anguilliseptica includes the following:
- the mobA gene encoding molybdenum cofactor guanylyltransferase MobA, translating into MPASATLPRCSVLLLSGGRGQRMGGADKGLLDWQGRPLIAWLHELVRPLTDDLIISCNRNTERYAPFADRLVADGPSDNGNGNFQGPLAGIRAGLRIARQENLLVLPCDAPQLDRPLLEALLRLAGQRAVVVRQGEFLEPLFSVIPRALHAGLEQAWQAGERSPQRWLRSLDPLTVECPLGDPRLANLNTPDLLGDTRIKANKGT; encoded by the coding sequence ATGCCCGCTTCCGCAACCCTGCCGCGCTGTTCTGTCTTGCTGCTTTCCGGCGGCCGTGGGCAACGTATGGGCGGTGCCGACAAAGGCCTGCTCGACTGGCAAGGCCGTCCGCTGATTGCCTGGTTGCACGAGCTGGTGCGGCCCTTGACCGACGACCTGATCATCTCCTGCAACCGCAACACCGAGCGCTATGCGCCCTTTGCTGATCGGTTAGTTGCAGATGGTCCTTCTGACAATGGCAATGGCAACTTCCAAGGCCCGCTGGCAGGCATACGTGCCGGTCTGCGCATCGCGCGCCAGGAGAATCTGTTGGTATTGCCGTGTGATGCGCCACAACTCGACAGGCCGCTGCTGGAGGCACTACTGCGCCTGGCCGGTCAGCGCGCAGTCGTAGTGCGCCAAGGTGAGTTTCTCGAGCCGTTGTTCAGCGTTATTCCTCGGGCACTGCATGCCGGCCTGGAACAGGCCTGGCAAGCCGGTGAGCGCAGCCCGCAACGCTGGTTGCGCAGCCTTGATCCATTGACAGTCGAGTGTCCACTCGGTGACCCTCGCCTGGCCAACCTAAACACCCCGGACTTGCTAGGCGACACGCGGATAAAGGCCAACAAGGGAACTTGA
- a CDS encoding YgdI/YgdR family lipoprotein gives MSQRIIPALLLTLGLVALTGCASPTVITLNDGREIQTIDEPNYDEDSGFYEFEQLDGKRAKVNKDQVRTVKEL, from the coding sequence ATGTCTCAGCGGATTATTCCAGCATTGCTGCTTACCTTGGGCCTGGTCGCGCTGACTGGTTGCGCGTCCCCGACTGTAATCACCCTCAATGATGGCCGCGAAATTCAGACCATCGACGAGCCGAATTATGACGAAGATTCGGGCTTCTACGAATTCGAACAACTCGATGGTAAACGCGCCAAGGTCAACAAGGATCAAGTGCGTACCGTCAAAGAGCTGTAA